One Roseimaritima multifibrata DNA window includes the following coding sequences:
- a CDS encoding FeoA family protein yields MSIMIQPEVSPVVSDETGPQSLTKVASHCLEIVGFGLPADQEHRLRTMGLFEGQCLQLIKASNPVIVKVAGARVALAREVADFIYVSAVSDS; encoded by the coding sequence ATGTCGATCATGATTCAGCCTGAGGTTTCCCCGGTGGTATCGGACGAGACCGGACCTCAATCGCTCACGAAGGTCGCTTCGCATTGCTTGGAAATCGTTGGGTTTGGCCTTCCTGCGGATCAAGAACACCGGTTGAGAACAATGGGGTTATTCGAGGGCCAATGCCTTCAATTGATCAAGGCATCCAACCCCGTCATTGTGAAGGTTGCGGGAGCTCGCGTCGCCCTCGCTCGCGAGGTCGCCGATTTCATTTACGTCTCGGCAGTTAGCGATTCATGA
- the feoB gene encoding ferrous iron transporter B, translated as MSLPIVDPKETSRISTQNEPGSIKTVVLVGNPNVGKTSLFNRLTHMLAKTSNFAGTTIERRVGMYHPTKNLSLRLVDLPGIYSLDGKTREETVSREYLTGEQAGANIPPADAVLVVVDATNLERSLFVARQALELGKPTVVAINLADVAEKQGIQIDHSGLASKLGCPVVSVSARTGAGIDQLGPLLTAATTTDAQGSTAPECTSCLTCPYAQGHQWAASLAAETSTRKMIASAEWTDRVDRWATHPMVGPLAFFGVMLTLFALIFWLAQFPMEMLDSIFGLAAGWVGSILPEGDFQSLISDGLIAGVGGVVIFLPQIMILFFVLTLLEDSGYLSRAVVVVDRWMRHVGLPGQAFVPLLTAHACAIPAIMSTRVIENRRDRLVSIMVIPLMTCSARLPVYAMIAAMLFPNQALYAGLLFAGAYFLGMVAAFAVALLMKLTILPGKPAPLILDLPPYRMPSFLNALQHAFDRGWAFIRDAGTVILVLSIAIWAMSTYPKMSEETFETQLAANQVVAADLDEDAVERLEMQYGQEHSALGRIGKAVQPVFAPLGFDWKTSVGVMASFAAREVVVSTLSIMYGMGDDPGDEIETLHTRLKTATRPDGSLVFDTATSISLLVFFVLAMQCLPTQAVTMKETGSWKWAFFQFAYMSVLAYTAAFAARHLVLALGFA; from the coding sequence ATGAGCCTCCCAATTGTCGATCCGAAAGAAACGTCGCGGATCTCAACGCAAAACGAACCGGGTTCGATCAAAACCGTTGTCTTGGTCGGCAATCCCAATGTGGGCAAGACGTCGCTGTTTAATCGGCTGACGCACATGCTGGCGAAGACGTCGAATTTTGCGGGAACCACTATCGAACGTCGCGTCGGGATGTACCATCCGACCAAAAATCTTTCGCTGCGGTTGGTCGACCTGCCGGGCATCTACTCTTTGGATGGAAAAACTCGAGAGGAAACGGTTTCTCGAGAATACCTGACAGGCGAACAGGCCGGGGCCAATATCCCCCCCGCAGATGCCGTATTGGTTGTCGTTGACGCCACCAATTTAGAACGCAGCCTATTCGTGGCTCGGCAAGCCTTGGAACTGGGGAAACCGACGGTCGTTGCCATCAATTTGGCAGACGTTGCCGAGAAGCAAGGGATTCAGATCGACCATTCGGGCCTTGCATCCAAATTGGGATGCCCCGTCGTCTCGGTTTCCGCGCGAACGGGGGCCGGAATCGACCAGTTGGGGCCGCTGCTGACCGCTGCGACGACCACCGATGCACAGGGGTCCACCGCTCCAGAATGCACCAGCTGCTTAACCTGTCCTTATGCGCAAGGTCATCAATGGGCTGCATCGCTCGCTGCGGAAACGTCCACAAGAAAGATGATCGCATCGGCGGAGTGGACCGATCGCGTTGATCGCTGGGCGACCCATCCAATGGTCGGCCCGCTGGCCTTTTTTGGGGTCATGCTGACACTCTTTGCGTTGATTTTTTGGCTGGCCCAATTCCCGATGGAAATGCTCGATTCGATTTTCGGATTGGCAGCCGGCTGGGTCGGATCGATTCTTCCCGAGGGGGATTTCCAAAGCTTGATCAGCGATGGGTTGATTGCAGGCGTCGGCGGCGTGGTGATTTTCCTGCCGCAAATCATGATCCTGTTTTTTGTCCTGACGCTACTTGAAGATTCGGGTTACCTGTCGCGAGCCGTTGTGGTGGTGGACCGCTGGATGCGGCACGTCGGTTTGCCCGGGCAGGCGTTTGTCCCATTGCTGACAGCTCACGCGTGTGCGATTCCCGCGATCATGTCGACCCGCGTGATCGAAAATCGCCGTGATCGCTTGGTTTCGATTATGGTCATCCCGCTGATGACCTGTTCGGCACGGTTGCCGGTTTACGCGATGATTGCCGCGATGCTGTTTCCGAACCAGGCACTCTATGCGGGGCTTCTATTCGCCGGAGCCTATTTCCTTGGCATGGTGGCCGCTTTTGCGGTCGCGTTGCTGATGAAATTGACGATTTTGCCTGGTAAGCCAGCACCATTGATTCTGGACCTGCCTCCTTATCGCATGCCATCCTTCCTGAACGCGCTTCAACATGCGTTTGACCGCGGTTGGGCATTCATTCGAGATGCCGGCACCGTGATCTTGGTTTTGTCGATCGCTATTTGGGCGATGTCGACTTACCCCAAAATGTCTGAGGAAACTTTTGAAACACAACTGGCCGCCAATCAAGTGGTCGCTGCGGATTTGGACGAGGACGCGGTTGAGCGTCTGGAAATGCAGTATGGTCAAGAACACTCGGCGCTTGGGCGAATCGGCAAAGCGGTCCAACCAGTCTTCGCGCCCCTTGGTTTTGACTGGAAAACAAGCGTAGGAGTGATGGCATCCTTTGCGGCTCGCGAAGTCGTTGTTTCGACTCTTTCGATCATGTACGGCATGGGAGACGACCCGGGTGACGAAATCGAAACGCTTCATACCCGGCTAAAAACAGCAACACGCCCCGACGGTAGTCTTGTCTTTGACACCGCCACCAGTATCAGTCTGTTGGTCTTTTTCGTCTTGGCGATGCAATGCTTACCAACGCAAGCGGTCACGATGAAGGAAACAGGTTCTTGGAAATGGGCCTTTTTCCAGTTCGCCTACATGAGCGTCCTCGCCTACACCGCAGCTTTCGCGGCAAGGCATCTGGTGCTGGCCTTAGGCTTTGCCTAG
- a CDS encoding glycoside hydrolase family protein, producing MFSETLGSRKTIGDVDVLYHEGLYHLFHLVLPNHDFIAHAVSTDALNWRRVNNALFIGDPGSWDDLMLWTMHVSPNPHRPGEWRMFYTGLSRRDQGNYQRLGLAVSKDLYHWEKSDVHWEDHRGPNDPDLVKNAVQNSRSTSPDARHANFDATSCFPLEPDPANYEASLEEGRHWVSFRDPYYYHDGTSGWLLAAARVNQGPIVRRGCVALMKETEPNRFEALPALHHPRLYDDVEVPNLFRIDGDHYLIGSIREDAKIRYWHTRKIGERWQSYHDNVLLAQGNYAGRMCRDDNGWLLWNFYSMNSKDRTTENLMPPPKRLVRRDNGMLRAATFEGIERYVGEDLPPENISPLIDFDGSTKLKCQAKRRSIHLECDSQFQGFTFPYDLPNFRFRAHLQMDGFGKCGFLFRLDPETRDGYYLSLDLLKEIAQLRAWGTGEEGSGEHMMQFESLQSGFWYSKDRNSAEVQLIAFGSYIELSVNGRVILSLADQTFSEGSLGFYLETADVFLEEVHIHRLRSPRQSDEHLASG from the coding sequence ATGTTTTCAGAAACCCTCGGAAGCCGAAAAACGATTGGCGATGTGGACGTCCTTTACCATGAGGGGCTGTACCATCTGTTCCACTTGGTTCTGCCGAATCATGATTTCATCGCACATGCGGTTAGTACCGACGCGTTGAATTGGCGTCGCGTCAACAACGCTCTCTTCATCGGGGACCCGGGCAGCTGGGATGACCTGATGTTATGGACGATGCATGTCAGTCCCAATCCGCATCGCCCTGGCGAGTGGCGGATGTTCTATACCGGACTATCGCGGCGCGACCAAGGTAACTATCAGCGATTGGGGTTGGCCGTCAGCAAAGATTTATATCACTGGGAAAAATCGGACGTGCACTGGGAGGACCATCGTGGTCCCAATGACCCGGACCTGGTTAAAAATGCTGTCCAAAACAGTCGGTCCACCAGCCCGGATGCGCGCCATGCAAATTTCGATGCGACCAGCTGTTTTCCCTTAGAACCCGATCCAGCCAATTATGAAGCTTCGCTTGAAGAGGGACGCCACTGGGTCAGTTTCCGCGATCCCTATTACTACCATGACGGGACCAGTGGTTGGTTGCTGGCCGCAGCGCGTGTGAACCAAGGACCGATTGTCCGTCGTGGTTGTGTTGCTTTGATGAAAGAGACGGAGCCGAATCGGTTTGAAGCCTTGCCCGCATTGCATCACCCTCGGTTGTATGACGACGTCGAAGTTCCCAATCTGTTTCGAATCGATGGCGATCACTATCTGATCGGAAGCATCCGAGAAGACGCCAAAATCCGTTACTGGCACACCAGGAAAATCGGTGAACGCTGGCAGAGCTATCACGACAACGTGCTGCTGGCTCAAGGGAACTATGCGGGCCGGATGTGCAGGGACGACAACGGCTGGTTGCTATGGAATTTCTATTCGATGAATTCCAAAGACCGGACGACCGAGAATTTGATGCCGCCGCCCAAGCGTTTAGTCCGCCGGGATAACGGCATGCTTCGCGCGGCAACGTTTGAGGGAATTGAACGGTACGTCGGTGAAGACCTGCCTCCAGAGAACATCTCGCCACTGATCGATTTTGATGGTTCAACAAAACTTAAATGCCAGGCGAAGAGACGGTCGATTCACCTGGAATGTGACAGCCAGTTTCAGGGCTTCACGTTTCCGTATGACCTCCCCAATTTCCGCTTTCGAGCCCATTTGCAGATGGATGGGTTTGGGAAGTGCGGGTTCCTGTTCCGCCTAGACCCTGAAACTCGCGACGGATATTACCTGTCATTGGATCTGCTGAAAGAGATCGCGCAGCTTCGAGCCTGGGGGACAGGCGAAGAAGGAAGTGGCGAACACATGATGCAGTTCGAATCGTTGCAATCGGGATTCTGGTATTCCAAGGATCGGAACAGCGCAGAAGTCCAACTGATCGCGTTTGGCAGTTACATCGAACTGTCCGTAAACGGGCGAGTTATCCTTTCGCTCGCCGACCAAACCTTCAGCGAAGGCAGCTTGGGCTTCTACCTGGAAACCGCGGACGTTTTTCTAGAAGAGGTCCACATTCATCGCCTCCGTTCGCCTCGACAGTCTGACGAACACCTCGCCAGCGGCTAG
- a CDS encoding cysteine peptidase family C39 domain-containing protein: MSGISLICGFLTGRFAYKKRGQTTMLWLALSVFAMVYFMLYASGQLFWARWVPASAAIIYTNLAALFAACGAGWAWRLPDTPVWRRGIMAGMLAVASAASIIWPLLSIALRPPPAGDDQWRDGVALQTSWATCSPAAAATFLNAEEIKSSEAELIPLCLTDSSGTPTLGLYRGVKLVANENGKDVAILTTDLEGLIAADKWPVLIGVQLPFGTEDRRYAEQWGWIPGMGHSVVVLGRDGNDRFIVGDPSIGLEVWDRSDMEILWHGIGMRLVPAKR; the protein is encoded by the coding sequence ATGAGTGGGATATCTTTGATTTGCGGTTTTCTCACCGGACGCTTTGCCTATAAGAAACGCGGCCAGACGACCATGCTCTGGTTGGCGCTGTCGGTCTTTGCGATGGTTTACTTTATGCTGTACGCGTCGGGACAGTTGTTCTGGGCACGCTGGGTGCCGGCATCGGCGGCGATCATCTACACCAATCTGGCCGCCCTGTTTGCCGCGTGCGGAGCCGGTTGGGCTTGGCGTTTACCTGACACGCCGGTTTGGCGCCGCGGCATCATGGCTGGCATGCTGGCGGTCGCGTCGGCCGCTTCCATCATTTGGCCGCTCCTTTCAATCGCCTTGCGTCCGCCTCCGGCCGGAGACGATCAATGGCGAGACGGTGTCGCGTTGCAAACGTCTTGGGCGACCTGCAGCCCTGCCGCCGCAGCGACTTTCTTGAACGCTGAAGAAATCAAGTCTTCCGAAGCGGAATTGATTCCGCTTTGCCTGACCGATTCCAGCGGTACCCCGACGCTTGGCCTGTATCGCGGCGTCAAACTGGTTGCGAACGAAAATGGTAAAGATGTCGCGATCCTTACCACCGATTTAGAGGGCTTGATCGCCGCGGACAAGTGGCCTGTCCTGATCGGCGTGCAGCTTCCCTTTGGGACCGAGGACCGTCGCTACGCAGAGCAGTGGGGATGGATCCCGGGGATGGGACACTCGGTGGTTGTGCTGGGGCGTGACGGAAACGATCGGTTCATCGTCGGAGACCCATCGATTGGGCTGGAAGTCTGGGATCGATCCGATATGGAAATACTGTGGCATGGCATCGGAATGCGACTGGTTCCGGCCAAACGCTAA
- a CDS encoding FAD-dependent oxidoreductase, with translation MFPSRRRFLQATTGGLVVSAALTSPDTSVAADAAANRIHNPVSGDVLRSAGQLSADQKSLVESQRSIPVSGQSDVLVCGGGPAGIGAALAAARAGASVQLIEVAGCLGGVWTAGLLTKILDAENKSGIMAELLQKFAERGSDVAKSTDGTVYDPEIAKWVLEELCIEAGVKIRLHTRLVGVVTDDKRKVVAVLTESKSGREAWLADRFVDCSGDGDLAAHAGCQFDLGVGADCECQPMSMLALLTGIDPEEVRPFIRETSRKAKPLLLQLMEENGISPTYRGPTLRHLHSNIFSLMTNHEYGVSAFDADAISEATIQARHEIHAIVNGLRKVGGPWSNLAVVATAEQIGVREGRRIRGRYQITADDLSKGLRHEQAVCRAKFAIDVHALNTEGNKEVDRDYKKGGMRPYDIPYPALIAADVDGLLLAGRCISGDFIAHSSYRVTGNSVPMGEAAGLAAAVSIQKKVMPHELDWNAIKPFAQA, from the coding sequence ATGTTCCCTTCGCGTCGTCGTTTTTTGCAGGCTACAACCGGTGGATTGGTGGTTTCCGCAGCGTTGACATCCCCGGATACTTCGGTGGCGGCGGACGCAGCAGCGAACCGAATCCATAATCCGGTCAGCGGCGATGTACTGCGTTCAGCCGGTCAACTTTCCGCGGACCAGAAGAGCCTTGTTGAAAGTCAACGCAGCATCCCGGTCAGCGGTCAATCGGATGTGTTGGTTTGCGGAGGTGGCCCCGCGGGGATTGGTGCGGCGTTGGCTGCAGCTCGCGCTGGCGCTAGCGTCCAATTGATCGAAGTGGCAGGTTGCCTGGGAGGCGTCTGGACCGCGGGCCTGCTTACCAAAATTCTGGATGCCGAGAATAAATCCGGGATCATGGCGGAGCTTTTGCAAAAGTTTGCCGAACGTGGAAGCGATGTCGCAAAATCGACCGACGGGACCGTTTATGATCCGGAAATCGCTAAGTGGGTGCTGGAAGAATTATGCATTGAAGCGGGAGTCAAAATTCGGCTGCATACCCGTTTGGTTGGTGTTGTTACCGACGACAAACGAAAAGTCGTCGCGGTCCTGACCGAATCAAAATCGGGGCGTGAAGCTTGGTTAGCCGATCGATTTGTCGATTGCAGTGGTGATGGAGATCTAGCAGCCCATGCAGGTTGTCAATTTGATCTGGGCGTCGGTGCGGACTGCGAATGTCAACCGATGTCGATGTTGGCGTTGCTTACCGGCATTGATCCAGAAGAAGTACGCCCATTTATTCGCGAAACCAGCCGAAAAGCGAAACCGCTGTTGCTCCAGTTAATGGAAGAGAATGGGATCTCCCCCACCTACCGCGGGCCGACGCTTCGCCATTTGCACAGCAATATCTTTTCGCTGATGACCAATCACGAGTACGGCGTTTCAGCATTCGATGCCGATGCCATTAGCGAAGCGACGATTCAGGCTCGCCATGAAATCCACGCCATCGTCAACGGACTTCGCAAAGTGGGCGGACCTTGGTCGAACCTTGCCGTGGTCGCGACGGCAGAACAGATCGGAGTCCGTGAAGGGCGACGCATCCGAGGTCGATATCAGATCACCGCGGACGATTTGTCCAAAGGATTGCGGCATGAACAAGCGGTCTGCCGAGCCAAATTCGCGATTGATGTCCATGCGTTGAACACCGAAGGGAACAAAGAAGTCGATCGTGATTACAAAAAAGGAGGCATGCGGCCCTACGATATTCCCTACCCCGCATTGATCGCCGCGGATGTGGATGGATTGTTGCTCGCCGGTCGCTGCATCAGCGGAGATTTCATCGCCCACTCAAGCTACCGCGTCACAGGAAACTCGGTCCCGATGGGAGAAGCCGCCGGACTCGCCGCCGCTGTTTCCATTCAAAAGAAGGTGATGCCACACGAACTGGACTGGAACGCGATCAAACCATTCGCTCAGGCGTAG
- a CDS encoding sigma-70 family RNA polymerase sigma factor, protein MNVLNEFYFEGFEMVAAASNTDIGEFSQVSEFPRLRSERRTSWTPIEIQYIDSPDFQEATDEAVNDKKIVDLVLGSGTSENSGPVDLPRHLQRMCESTLLTPEQEAALFREMNRLKWQAASLQESCVGIAPDRKTIKKIHALLDRAMKIRDHITQSNIRLVISIVKKYVTPQLTFDEMLSDGVLTLMQAVEKFDYSRGYRFSTYAYRSIVHGIFRATSVVRDDRLRFTEDADRLADIAPEDPSRSSMSNQLWEQLRGLTATMLDRLDRRERLIVRSRYALGSHRKVRTLQSLADRLGISKERVRQLEKRAVSKLNGMASEFKLEEALSGGSGTVSCM, encoded by the coding sequence GTGAACGTTTTGAACGAATTTTACTTCGAGGGATTTGAAATGGTTGCCGCTGCCAGCAATACAGACATTGGTGAATTCTCGCAGGTTTCCGAGTTCCCACGCCTACGCTCCGAACGTAGGACGAGTTGGACACCCATCGAGATTCAATACATCGACAGTCCTGATTTCCAAGAGGCAACCGACGAGGCTGTGAACGACAAGAAAATCGTCGACTTGGTCCTTGGATCCGGGACGTCGGAAAATTCCGGTCCCGTCGATCTTCCCCGCCATCTGCAGCGGATGTGCGAGTCCACATTGCTGACCCCCGAACAGGAAGCGGCCCTGTTCCGAGAAATGAACCGCTTGAAGTGGCAGGCCGCCAGCCTCCAGGAAAGCTGCGTCGGCATTGCCCCAGACCGGAAAACGATCAAAAAGATCCATGCGTTGCTGGACCGAGCGATGAAGATTCGCGATCACATTACTCAATCGAACATTCGCTTGGTGATCTCGATTGTTAAGAAGTATGTGACGCCGCAGCTAACCTTTGACGAAATGCTTAGCGATGGTGTGTTGACCCTGATGCAGGCCGTGGAGAAATTTGATTACAGCCGGGGCTATCGATTTAGCACGTACGCTTACCGGTCGATCGTCCATGGAATTTTTCGCGCGACCAGTGTCGTCCGCGATGATCGACTTCGCTTTACCGAAGACGCCGATCGGCTTGCCGACATTGCTCCGGAAGACCCATCGCGATCGTCGATGAGCAACCAGCTTTGGGAGCAGCTTCGAGGCTTAACGGCAACGATGCTGGATCGTCTGGACCGCCGCGAACGTTTAATCGTGCGGAGCCGCTATGCGTTGGGAAGTCATCGCAAAGTAAGGACGCTTCAATCGCTGGCCGACCGGTTGGGGATTTCTAAAGAGCGAGTCCGCCAACTGGAGAAAAGAGCCGTCAGCAAACTGAATGGAATGGCGTCGGAATTCAAACTGGAAGAGGCACTTTCGGGCGGAAGCGGAACGGTTTCCTGCATGTAG
- a CDS encoding helix-turn-helix domain-containing protein: MRDLLTPKQVARALDVSESSIKRWCDRGVLTAQHTAGGHRRISRAVLTEFLRGGRHQLVNPEALGLPATSGRTERVVERACDQMAAALVAGDESRCQQIARDLYLADHSVAVLCDDVFAAAMRQIGIQWEEGKTEIYQERRGCEILLRILHQLRLMLPPALPDAPLAIGGTATSDGYSLGTAMAELVLRSNGWNANSLGDNLPFETLAAALRDQQPKLFWLSCTHITDPDHFLAGYERHIAPFAENVTIVVGGMALTKEIRQKMKFTVHCDSMQQFENFCKRPNA; encoded by the coding sequence ATGCGAGATCTACTCACCCCCAAGCAGGTGGCCAGAGCATTGGATGTGAGCGAATCGTCAATAAAACGCTGGTGCGACCGTGGCGTGCTGACGGCTCAGCACACCGCCGGCGGTCATCGCAGGATATCGCGGGCCGTCTTGACGGAATTTCTGCGGGGTGGACGCCATCAGCTGGTAAACCCTGAGGCGTTAGGGCTGCCGGCAACGAGCGGTCGGACCGAGCGAGTCGTGGAGCGGGCTTGTGACCAAATGGCAGCCGCGTTGGTCGCAGGAGACGAATCTCGGTGCCAACAGATCGCCCGCGACCTTTATCTAGCGGACCACAGCGTTGCGGTCCTCTGTGATGATGTCTTTGCGGCGGCCATGCGACAGATTGGAATCCAATGGGAGGAAGGGAAAACAGAAATCTATCAAGAGCGTCGTGGCTGTGAAATTCTGCTGCGTATCCTCCATCAGCTTCGTTTAATGTTGCCGCCAGCGCTGCCAGATGCACCCTTGGCGATCGGGGGGACCGCGACCAGCGACGGATACAGCTTGGGAACGGCGATGGCGGAACTGGTCCTTCGCAGCAACGGGTGGAACGCGAATTCGTTGGGGGACAACCTTCCCTTCGAAACGCTTGCGGCCGCGTTAAGAGATCAGCAGCCGAAACTCTTTTGGCTTAGTTGCACTCATATCACAGACCCGGACCATTTTCTGGCCGGTTATGAACGCCATATCGCCCCTTTTGCTGAGAACGTGACGATTGTCGTTGGGGGGATGGCATTGACCAAAGAAATCCGCCAAAAGATGAAGTTCACCGTCCACTGTGATTCCATGCAGCAGTTCGAAAATTTCTGTAAACGTCCGAACGCGTAG
- a CDS encoding DUF1611 domain-containing protein: MTESTESSSGDAALPPHHQIVLITDGYSTPFLAKTAISMLRYRSADVVAVLDQENAGKTSQDLFGTGGDIPIVATLEGLLPDALYIGIAPPGGKLPVAWRPLILAAIDRGIDIVSGLHEFLTNDPEFVARAAKNGSRLFDVRKNQYKETATGLPYDTGPLRIHAVGQDCTVGKMVTTLEICRGLVDHGVDAQFLATGQTGIMISGEGVPIDCVVADFVNGAAEDLVKRNSDHDILLVEGQGSIAHPSFSAVTLGLLHGCDPHGLIYCYEVGREMVKGTDHIPLLPAAQLISIYQAIASLRHPCPVIGIAMNSRTVSAEAAEQERAAMEKEFGLPVCDVYRDGPETLVQAILQLQSQLRP, from the coding sequence ATGACGGAATCAACTGAGAGCTCAAGCGGTGATGCAGCGTTGCCGCCACACCACCAAATCGTTCTAATAACCGACGGCTATTCGACTCCGTTCCTTGCGAAAACCGCGATCAGCATGCTGCGTTATCGCAGTGCCGATGTGGTTGCCGTTCTCGATCAAGAGAACGCCGGCAAAACGTCGCAGGATTTATTTGGAACCGGTGGGGATATTCCTATCGTCGCCACGTTGGAGGGACTGTTGCCCGACGCCCTTTACATCGGCATCGCACCTCCCGGCGGCAAATTGCCCGTTGCATGGCGGCCTCTTATTCTTGCTGCAATCGATCGCGGTATCGACATCGTTTCGGGGCTGCATGAATTTCTGACCAACGATCCGGAATTCGTCGCTCGAGCCGCCAAGAACGGGTCTCGGTTGTTTGACGTGCGAAAGAATCAATACAAGGAAACCGCTACGGGGCTCCCCTACGACACGGGGCCTTTGCGAATCCACGCCGTCGGTCAGGACTGCACGGTAGGCAAGATGGTGACCACCTTGGAAATCTGTCGTGGGCTGGTCGACCACGGCGTCGATGCCCAATTCTTAGCCACCGGTCAAACAGGGATCATGATCTCCGGTGAAGGTGTTCCGATCGATTGCGTAGTCGCCGACTTCGTGAACGGGGCGGCGGAGGATCTGGTGAAACGCAACAGCGACCACGACATCCTTCTCGTGGAAGGGCAGGGGAGTATCGCGCATCCTAGCTTTTCCGCGGTGACCTTAGGGTTGCTTCATGGCTGCGACCCTCACGGACTGATCTATTGCTACGAGGTCGGTCGTGAAATGGTCAAAGGGACCGATCACATACCACTGTTGCCCGCCGCTCAGCTCATTTCGATCTATCAGGCAATCGCCTCCCTTCGGCATCCTTGCCCGGTCATTGGAATTGCAATGAACAGCCGCACCGTTAGTGCGGAAGCCGCGGAACAAGAGCGGGCGGCAATGGAAAAAGAGTTTGGCTTACCTGTCTGCGACGTTTATCGTGACGGCCCCGAAACGCTTGTTCAAGCAATCCTTCAACTTCAATCGCAACTGCGTCCATGA
- a CDS encoding dipeptide epimerase, translating into MIIRLHRLSLPLQHEFRIARGAITAQNSLVVELELDGFTGFGETTENSYYGRTFESMTESIEKCRSLLSGYQFGPPEELWDQLFEVIPDDMFALSAIDLAVHDLCGKQAHRHTFDMLGLQWQDIPESSYTIGIDSIETMRAKLAEQPDWSIYKIKLGTSHDVDIVKQLREVTNSRFRVDANCGWSVEETIENSKALRELGVEFIEQPLPATATDADLRQIYEESVLPIVADESCQVEADVAACHNRFHGVNVKLCKCGGITPAVRMLQQAKQLEMKTMVGCMIESSIGISGAAQLLPLLDYADLDGAVLLSEDPAVGVQVTNGVVTLSDQFGNGGRFRDSAL; encoded by the coding sequence ATGATTATCCGTTTGCATCGCCTTTCGCTACCGCTCCAACACGAATTTCGAATTGCGCGTGGAGCGATCACTGCACAGAATTCGCTTGTCGTTGAATTGGAACTAGATGGTTTTACCGGATTCGGAGAAACCACTGAAAACAGTTACTACGGACGCACCTTCGAATCGATGACCGAATCGATCGAGAAATGCCGTAGCCTGCTGTCCGGCTACCAATTTGGTCCTCCTGAGGAACTGTGGGACCAGTTGTTCGAAGTGATTCCGGATGACATGTTTGCCCTTTCCGCGATCGATCTGGCCGTTCATGATTTGTGCGGAAAACAGGCTCACCGCCATACCTTCGATATGCTTGGGCTTCAGTGGCAAGACATTCCCGAATCAAGCTATACCATCGGGATCGATTCGATCGAAACGATGCGAGCCAAGCTTGCAGAACAGCCGGACTGGAGCATTTACAAGATCAAACTGGGAACGTCGCACGACGTCGACATCGTCAAACAATTGCGAGAGGTGACCAATTCGCGTTTCCGAGTCGACGCGAATTGCGGATGGTCGGTCGAGGAAACGATCGAAAATTCGAAAGCGCTTCGAGAACTTGGCGTTGAATTCATTGAACAACCGTTGCCTGCGACGGCGACCGACGCAGACCTTCGACAGATTTATGAAGAATCGGTATTACCAATTGTTGCCGACGAAAGCTGCCAGGTCGAAGCCGATGTTGCTGCCTGCCACAACCGATTCCACGGCGTCAATGTAAAATTGTGTAAGTGCGGGGGGATCACGCCCGCCGTCCGAATGCTTCAGCAAGCCAAGCAGCTAGAAATGAAGACCATGGTCGGCTGCATGATCGAAAGTTCGATCGGGATTTCGGGAGCCGCACAGTTGCTACCATTGCTTGATTACGCCGATTTGGATGGAGCCGTTTTGCTGTCCGAAGATCCCGCGGTTGGCGTTCAGGTCACCAATGGCGTGGTTACGCTGAGCGACCAATTTGGAAACGGCGGACGTTTCCGAGATTCGGCGTTATAG